Within Thermococcus celer Vu 13 = JCM 8558, the genomic segment TCGGTTACGCTCCCCATCGCCAGCAGTATGACGACCAACGGAAGGACAAAGACCACGTTGTAGAGGGCGAGGAGGAGGAAAGCGAGCGCCTTCCCGGTCCGCGAGATTATTATCGCGTAGACGAGGTAGCTACCAGCGGAGCACGGCAGGAGGGTGGTCGAAACTATAACCCCCAGCGTGAAGGCCCCCAAGGCCGTTGCATCGCTCCTGAACATCCTCCTTCTGATCTCACCTTTATCCCCGATGCGGGAGCGCTCCATCAGGCCCGTGACCATCGTGTATAATCCAAAGGCTACCGCCGCTATTCCCGCGACCCAGAGGGGGAGATGGCCGGCGAAGTAGAGCAGGCCGACGCCGAGAAGGTAGTAGGAGACGTAAACGGCCAGGATAAAGGCGGCGCCGATGAGGTAAAGCCGTCCCTTCGACACCTCCCTGACTGAGAGCGCTATGAGGAGCATCGTGTATATCACGAAGGTGCAGGGGTTAATGGAGTCGCTCAGGGCCAGGGCGAAGAACTTGGGGATAAATCCCACCATCCCGAGGAGGTAGAGCGCGAGCGAGCCCACTCCAAAGGATGCCAGAAGGATAATCGCCAGTCCCTTCACCTCGGCCTTCATGAGGGTCAGTTATCGCCGGGTCTTTTTGTGGATTTCGAGAACAAAAAGTTGGAAACGAAAGGTTAGCGCCGTTTCCTCCGTAGAGGCGTGAAACGGGGGCGAGAGAAGCCCCCAGAAAGTCTCCTTCCAATCCCACCGAAGCACTACCTGAAATTCTTCAAGGTCTGTTTACGGACCACCTGATTCCGGTAAGTCTTTTATAGAAGCCAGCTTCAATTGTCCCGGTGGGAACCATGGAGAGACTCGAATACAAAGCGGAACTCGAATGGGACGGAAACGTGGGAAGCGAGGCCAGGGTCAGGGAATTTGCCTTTTTCATAGATACGAACACCGATGGGAACAACAGGGGTCCGAACCCGACGGAGATGCTCCTCTCCGCTATCGGTGGATGTTTGATGGTCAACTGGGGGAGGCTCATTAAGAAAATGCGGCTCGATGTTAAAGCCCTGAACGTTGAAGTTAGGGGGTGGCGCGGCTTAGAAGAGCCTCAGCTGAAGGAGATTACTTATAAAATAACCATAACCACGGGAGAAGACGAGAAGAAGATTCTAAGGGTGAAGGAACTCGCCGAGAAGTACGGGACCGTGTTCAACACGGTTGGGGCGGAGAAGATAAAGGGGGAAGTTGAGATAGTCCGGCCTTGATCCCCTCATCCCCTTAAAAGGCCCTCGATTATCAACTCCGCCGCCTCGTCCTCGGTTAATCCCTTCGCCATGAGCTGAACGAGCTGGGCCTCGTTTATCCTGCCTATCGATGCCTCGTGGGTGAGCTCCGCCTTGTCGTTCCTCACCCTGAGGAGGGGTATCGTCTGGACGTCCGCGTTTCCCTTCACCACCTCGTGGCACTCCACGTGCCCCTTTGCGTAGTCACCAATGCCGTAGGCCTCGTTTATCACGTTTGCCTTTGCATCGTCAAAGGCTATAACGGTGCTCTTCAGGTTTGCTCTGGAGGATTTCCCGTTGAGGCGGGCTATCTCTTTTACCTCGACGGAGTCGTCCTTAACGGCCTTTATCTTCGAGACGAGCTCGGCAACGGCGTAATCATCGAGGTTAACGTTCATCTCGAGCTTGAGTTCCTTCGCGCGGTGTTTGCTCAGGGAGAACCTTCCGACGTACCCTCCTTTCTTCCCGACCTCCACATCGGTCCTGCTTATCATCCTGACGCCCTCGCCGTGAACGTGCTCGTCCTCGTAAATAACAGTCGAACCCTCGCCGATTTTAATCGTGGCGTAGGCATCGTGGGTGAAGTCTTTGGCGTAGGGGAAGATGCAGTGCGAGAGGAACTTAACTTTTGAGTTCTTTCCGGTGGTTATATCAAAAATCACCCTCTGATAGCCCTCGTTCTTCAGGAAGCCGGTGCAGAGATGTACCGGGAAGGGGAGCTCAATGTTATCATCGATCTTCACAGTCGCCTTGACGCCGTCCTCTATCTCCTCGCCGACTATCTCAACACCCTCAACGTTGTTCACTCCAAGTATTTTGTCCCCGCTGATTATTATCGCCGCTATCCTGTTCCCAAAGAGGGAGGTATCCAGGCCCTCATTCTCGTAAACCTCGACCAGGGCCTCGTACTCCTTCACCCTATCCATCTTAATGACCATCTCTCATCCCTTCCAGAAGCGGACATTTTCCACATGCCCTCTTGTAGTACTCAACGACCTCCTCAGAAAACCCTTTCCGCACAACCCTTCCCCCGCAGAGGAAGTAGCTGAAGTCGGTTTTCCTTGCGATTTCCTCGTGGTGCGTGATCAGAATCACCGTCGTGCCCGTCTTCTTCAAATATCTCAGGGTTCTGTCTATCAAATCACTCGCAGTTATATCCAGTCCTGAGTCAGGTTCGTCGAGGATGGCGTACCGCGGTTTCAAAAGCAGGATAGAGGCGAGCTCGATCCTTTTCCTCTCCCCTCCGCTGAGCCCCTTGTCCACGAATCTGCGGAGGTAGAGGTCATAGGACAGCCCAACTATCTCAAAGACTTTCCTCAATTCATCCTCAGTCACTTTCAGCTTTTCCCCGAGGGTGAGGTATTCCCCGACGGTTATCCCTTCATAGCGGGCCGGTTCCTGCCAGAGTAAAGAAATCCCAAGTTTGGCTCTCTCCGTCACACCCAGATCGGTGATGTCCCTCCCATCGAGCAGAACCTTTCCCTCGCTCGGCTTAATTACCCCCATGAGGATGCGGGCTATTGTGGATTTCCCGGCCCCGTTGGGCCCCAGAATGGAATAGCTCATGCCCTCCTTGAATTGCATGTTAACCTCGTCGACTATCCGCCTGCCGTCTATGGAGTAGGTAACGTTTCTGAGGATCAGCATATCCATCAATACGTTCTCATATGAAGAGGGTTTTAAATGTTTGGAAAGCCCCCGGTTGGGAACCTTCGGTTGAAAATAATTACATATGAAAAAATTTTTAAACAAGGGTTTCCCAGTTATTAGCGAGGTGATAACAATGAAAGGAATGAAAGGTTTAATCCTCTGTGTATGTCAGGGCACCTGCCCATCCTTTCAAAAGATGAATGTCTTTGAGATCCTGAACCACTTTAGAAGGGAGGGGAAAGTTGATTTTGTGGCAATACACCCGCAGCTTTGCGCCACGGACGGGGACAACTTCTGGAAAACCCTCCTAAAGAACGGAGAAGACATAGAAAAGCTCTTTGTAGCGGGTTGCGACCCTGTTATGCAGAAGAAGATGTTCGGATGGACGTTTAAGGAGCTTGGCTTTGATGAGAAAAAATTCATTGGCATTGAGATCAGGAACATGACCACTGACGAGGCCATTAAAGCGATAGAGGAAGCTATGCCCAATGGAGTTAAGGAGTGAGGAAACATGGCCAAGAACTGGTATCCCATAATAGATTACGAAAAGTGCATTGAATGCTTAACTTGTGCCAACTTCTGCCCCCACGGGGTCTACGAGGTTCCCTCCAATCCCGGAAAACCCAGAGTTGCCAACCCCGAAAACTGCGTGGAGTTTTGCAGGGGCTGCCAAAGAATCTGCCCGGCGGGAGCGATATCCTACTCCGGCGACTCCTGAGACCTCTTTGTTTTTGATTTTCAAGACCACCGCTCATTGCAATCAAGATGTTCATGGCATAGCTGAAGTTGTGAATCCAAGAGAACAGGACTATCCGAAATTAGATTTGTGATGAACAGGAATTAAAAGTCAAGTGTTAAGTCGGAAGCAAAAATGAGGGGCATGCACGGAGCCCTAAGAGGACTCAGAAGAACTTCCCGAACATGTACTGCGGGATGGGGCAGAAGATTAATCTCCTCGCCCAGAGGCAGTCGGCGCAGCTCGGTTCGTTCCCCCAGCAGTCGATGTCGCTTGTCTTCACGAAATCGCACGCGTCCCTGAGCTCGCAGTCGGTGCACGAGGGGTACATGTAGTTCTTCATGGTAAAACGGAACCAGGTGTATTTCTCGCTTGTCCATATCTCCGCGAGGCTCTTCTCACGGACGTTGCCGAAGGAGTAGGCGTTTACCTTCTTCTTCCTGCCGAAGATGTACTCATAGTAGGTGTGGAGGAACCTGTAGCACGGCGAAACCTCCCCGTCCCACCTCACGACGGCGACGTTGTTCTCGTCGAAGTCACACTGCCTCTCGGTCTTGAGCTCGAACTTTGGTATCTTTATGTAGAGCCCGGAGTTGGCTATTTTCTGGAGCTTGTCAACCACGGGCGTCATGTCAACGCTCCCATCGTAGACTATATCCTTAACTTGTTCCTCCGCCATGGGAATGAGGTTCGAGACGAGCATTGCGTCAACGTTCAGATCCCGTAAGTACCTCGCGAGCGCCGGAAGATCTTTGTAGTTCTCCTTCGTCACGACGACCTCAACGCCTATGCTTGGTTTGTGGGTTCCCATCTCTTCACGATACTTCACGAGCTTCCTAATCTTCTCCGCAGTTAATGCAGATGTTATGTGACCGAGGGTTATGGCGTTGGCGGCCGTCGGGACCGTGTCCATTGAGAAGTAGACGAGGTCGACACCGAGCTCCGCGAACTCCCTCAGCATCTCATCCGTCAGCAGGGTTCCGTTGGTGCTCATCCCGAGGGCAAAGCCCCTCCTCTTCACCTCGCGGACCATGTCCATGAAGCGCGGGTGAACCGCCGGCTCCCCTATCCCACCGAAGTAGATCATCCTGAGGTTCGGGAACTCCCCCGCATCGTCGAGTATCTTGAGGAAGAGCTCATAGTCCATGTCCCCCTCGGTGTCTTCCCAGTACTGCTTGAAGCACATCTCGCACTTGAGATTGCACCTGCTCGTTATCTCTATGTAGAGGTACTTCATGTCGAGCCTGGGTTTCACGATGACCTTACCGTCCCAGAGGGTGAAGGTGTACTCCTTTTCCATTTCAGCCCCCTCCGGCAGGGGGGAAGATGCTCACAACGTCGTTCTCCTCAAGCGGTGTCTGCAGACCCTGAAGGTGCTCGATGTTCTTCCCGTTGACCAGTATCATGAAACCCTTCTCGAGCTCCTCTTTGAAG encodes:
- a CDS encoding 4Fe-4S dicluster domain-containing protein → MAKNWYPIIDYEKCIECLTCANFCPHGVYEVPSNPGKPRVANPENCVEFCRGCQRICPAGAISYSGDS
- a CDS encoding heterodisulfide reductase subunit A-like protein, with product MKGMKGLILCVCQGTCPSFQKMNVFEILNHFRREGKVDFVAIHPQLCATDGDNFWKTLLKNGEDIEKLFVAGCDPVMQKKMFGWTFKELGFDEKKFIGIEIRNMTTDEAIKAIEEAMPNGVKE
- a CDS encoding ATP-binding cassette domain-containing protein; protein product: MLILRNVTYSIDGRRIVDEVNMQFKEGMSYSILGPNGAGKSTIARILMGVIKPSEGKVLLDGRDITDLGVTERAKLGISLLWQEPARYEGITVGEYLTLGEKLKVTEDELRKVFEIVGLSYDLYLRRFVDKGLSGGERKRIELASILLLKPRYAILDEPDSGLDITASDLIDRTLRYLKKTGTTVILITHHEEIARKTDFSYFLCGGRVVRKGFSEEVVEYYKRACGKCPLLEGMRDGH
- a CDS encoding cytochrome C biogenesis protein CcdA: MKAEVKGLAIILLASFGVGSLALYLLGMVGFIPKFFALALSDSINPCTFVIYTMLLIALSVREVSKGRLYLIGAAFILAVYVSYYLLGVGLLYFAGHLPLWVAGIAAVAFGLYTMVTGLMERSRIGDKGEIRRRMFRSDATALGAFTLGVIVSTTLLPCSAGSYLVYAIIISRTGKALAFLLLALYNVVFVLPLVVILLAMGSVTESKRFSQAMVRRSRELSVVAGALLVAIGLWVLSGASP
- a CDS encoding tungsten cofactor oxidoreductase radical SAM maturase — its product is MEKEYTFTLWDGKVIVKPRLDMKYLYIEITSRCNLKCEMCFKQYWEDTEGDMDYELFLKILDDAGEFPNLRMIYFGGIGEPAVHPRFMDMVREVKRRGFALGMSTNGTLLTDEMLREFAELGVDLVYFSMDTVPTAANAITLGHITSALTAEKIRKLVKYREEMGTHKPSIGVEVVVTKENYKDLPALARYLRDLNVDAMLVSNLIPMAEEQVKDIVYDGSVDMTPVVDKLQKIANSGLYIKIPKFELKTERQCDFDENNVAVVRWDGEVSPCYRFLHTYYEYIFGRKKKVNAYSFGNVREKSLAEIWTSEKYTWFRFTMKNYMYPSCTDCELRDACDFVKTSDIDCWGNEPSCADCLWARRLIFCPIPQYMFGKFF
- a CDS encoding OsmC family protein, which codes for MERLEYKAELEWDGNVGSEARVREFAFFIDTNTDGNNRGPNPTEMLLSAIGGCLMVNWGRLIKKMRLDVKALNVEVRGWRGLEEPQLKEITYKITITTGEDEKKILRVKELAEKYGTVFNTVGAEKIKGEVEIVRP
- a CDS encoding SufB/SufD family protein; translated protein: MVIKMDRVKEYEALVEVYENEGLDTSLFGNRIAAIIISGDKILGVNNVEGVEIVGEEIEDGVKATVKIDDNIELPFPVHLCTGFLKNEGYQRVIFDITTGKNSKVKFLSHCIFPYAKDFTHDAYATIKIGEGSTVIYEDEHVHGEGVRMISRTDVEVGKKGGYVGRFSLSKHRAKELKLEMNVNLDDYAVAELVSKIKAVKDDSVEVKEIARLNGKSSRANLKSTVIAFDDAKANVINEAYGIGDYAKGHVECHEVVKGNADVQTIPLLRVRNDKAELTHEASIGRINEAQLVQLMAKGLTEDEAAELIIEGLLRG
- a CDS encoding MoaD/ThiS family protein yields the protein MVKVKVFATLIEITGRRILEVPAGNVGELLEKLYATYPGFKEELEKGFMILVNGKNIEHLQGLQTPLEENDVVSIFPPAGGG